CTTCGCTGGGTTGGCTCTACGTAGAAGTACTTTTGATGGGCACATAGTATTTTTGATCCATTGGACGGCATGCTCGCACATTTTCTCCGACATAAGTACATTATATCTGCGCATAATGAGCGTATCGCTTTTGTCTGTTTTATGAAAGCACAACGGTGAGTCTGCCAACAATGAATGCTACTGCGGCAGCAAACATTGCGTACTTCATGTATATTTGTCCGATGGTTGGATCGTCATAACTCCGATAGCCAGCATATCCGAGCAAAGCGACAGCTGGAACCAGCACAACTAGATAGCCGATCTCCAATGCACCCTGTAGATACGGCATTGGACTCGCAAGAATAGCTATTGCAAGCAATCCGTTGCTAAGGTGTATTGCCTTTCGTTCACCGATTGCCATCGGGAGCGTGTAGAGATCCTCTTCACGATCCCCTTCGATATCTTCAACATCTTTTACGATCTCACGAGAAAGCGTCGCAAGTGCAGCGAGTAAGAACAATGCACCGACTGTCCAGTTGATCTGACCGATAGCCCCCGCCCCAAAGAGAAAAGTGCTTCCCCCAAGCCCGGCGACAATAACGTTTCCAGCACCTGGTAATCCTTTAAATACTGAGGTATATGTGAGTAGTGCAATAAGATTGATGCCCGCAATAATGAGTGCTGGTAGCGGCAGCGTTAGGGCTAACAGAACAGCAATAATCATTAGCGCAATGCTGAATACCAGCGCTTGTGTCGGTGATACTGCACCACGAGGAATTGGACGATCGGGTGCATTGATCTCATCAATCTCACGATCAAAGTAGTCGTTGACTCCATTTCCTGCACCGGTGGCCAGTACTGTTGCGCCAACCGCTGCTCCGACGGCAGCGATATCCGCTGGAACACCAGCGGCAACAAATGCGCCAATGAACGTCAGTACGCCAGCAACAAGCGCATTCACTGGACGTGTAATCTCGACCAGCCCGCGAATAGTCTCCATGTGTCTGGTAGGAATGCCCTCGGAGTAAAAAGCGACCGATTTGTTTTGCTGAATGTAAACACGTGATAAAGCATGGTGTACTGCTCCGGAGGTAATCCCCGAGACAGTTTGCCTGCTATCTCTGTAGGCGAGAATAGCTGATACTGAGACACTACGTTGATGCTATCAAAGAGGCCTG
This portion of the Salinarchaeum sp. IM2453 genome encodes:
- a CDS encoding geranylgeranylglycerol-phosphate geranylgeranyltransferase — protein: METIRGLVEITRPVNALVAGVLTFIGAFVAAGVPADIAAVGAAVGATVLATGAGNGVNDYFDREIDEINAPDRPIPRGAVSPTQALVFSIALMIIAVLLALTLPLPALIIAGINLIALLTYTSVFKGLPGAGNVIVAGLGGSTFLFGAGAIGQINWTVGALFLLAALATLSREIVKDVEDIEGDREEDLYTLPMAIGERKAIHLSNGLLAIAILASPMPYLQGALEIGYLVVLVPAVALLGYAGYRSYDDPTIGQIYMKYAMFAAAVAFIVGRLTVVLS